The following proteins are co-located in the Nonlabens ponticola genome:
- a CDS encoding LamG-like jellyroll fold domain-containing protein, translated as MKLITLQKFTIALLFLSLSLSGQTSYVEVEAFFENGDSFQAAQIFDSAGNVVLTVCDDANCYDGTTQNNYSIAGNIGCIANGTYTLRTYDRSPDGNWNGNSFFRIVVAGVEVVNRSHTSGTQTQDNTFSISGGGTQCAADINIQGAGNDIIDGDTTPSINDGTDHGNVTVSQTSTKTFIVQNTGTNDLNLNSGTPVQISGADAADFSITSLPASTISGGGNSTFEITYTARSTAPYTSNATVTIANNDPDEGSYSFNISGNTTRDLSNFPLTNIAYYNFETNLVGWTTAGTNLTWVVGRNAEKGEGDYAYTSNFNDYPSNSSAYLISPIISTVGFDNLELSLDFFTNTADAEDGMRVEYSPDGGASWFVLGSTTSGSNWYDTTTVTGISATANAWTGLSSTLDSSISRFETGKHELPATLENNPNVQIRVLFAANGSGNSDGVAVDNMIVSGRPLTYSAPLVGPANETSQLSLWLDASTLSAANGSKLTQWDDQAENNNAAETTANAPTYTDNVNDNVNFNPAVTFDRSQGQHMRGSGGFNSQDYWIVVRSTLDISNELADETLLLGSKYSVDNSSNDPSGLGWGTVSIRYDDEVLAHSIDPVSQSDVNTPSYGRAFTDASRRFDDVNIINVKTNAAGTQTELYINGRRVDNTTGQTTQSFEQLLFNEFTNTPYYLGVGRYTLTGLPFESHLDGQITEVISFRDSRSAAAQQKIFSYLAIKNGVSLHNPNSALTIDDHIANWDYVNSDNTVIWDASANTTHNYDVAAIGRDDVLGLEQKQSQSENSTSILSIGLVNVTDLGTQNSNAFLSDKQFLIWGHDNGSLAKSPADINHTVGTTISVPTQMTRINRSWKIHEVGSGDIEVAEVRVPTSAFASLGAISGDQERVLIIADDANFTSNVRTVFFKTDGIYERVKVDIDGVKYFTLGKADVVYSAQGLEFDGIDDYVEILGGNDISTSFTVSSWVKSTGSNNTNSVKTIVAKRNNADGFHFFIRNDNKLGVYWNNGTAQSLVSNTALSNNAWRHVAVTFNGSQVKLYIDGVLDRQANRTAPIVNSNIMSLGARKRAKNNIVNNFKGKLDEVRIWNQALTQDQLRYVMNQELEDNSSFVSGKIMPLDVTKDVIKTVDWNNLQAYYDMNTFIGTALNDHSLNKSHGQLAYEDEYTMTQQTAPLPYVTASSGSWEDSVNWENGNELFIPGTTRVINGNTVSIDWNIVQTRHDININSTDATLLGLFVESNELSVNNDHGLTVTHYLKLDGIIDLVGESQLVQTDLSDFDPTSSGTLERDQQGTYDKYNYNYWSSPVSYLNNSTINDGYDIETVMKDGTDVNNPVTLNFTPESQGDGAPASGSTAATISGRWLYKYANLTSGTYSNWQYVGKDGALNAAEGFTMKGTGSSADQNYVFVGKPNNGDIELDIFNGNDYLVGNPYPSAMDSHEFIMDNPDLDGTLYFWEHWGGNSHTLAEYQGGYAMYNLSGSTPNATMGTSSPLVNQGGVATKLPGRYIPVAQGFFVTGTRDGKINFANSQRVFEKESFGNSIFVSAPVSDNSNTAQMYQAQEDDRTKIRLGFNSPQGIHRQLLLTIDPNATMGYDRGYDGRLFENQIDDMAFLVDNSRVSIQGIPNSGESIELPLSVKMGDQGYMEIIIDHLENVSDDTELFLLDKKTNTYHNLREESYKSPFLYTGTYKDRFALTFKMPQTLSNDDITDNNAIKVYTPASNQFIVIESNNAQKIEYVELINMLGQRVMNMDTMNNTGRIEVPRAGLSSGTYVVKMNSGSDSQSTKVILR; from the coding sequence ATGAAACTTATTACTCTACAAAAATTTACGATCGCTCTACTTTTCTTAAGTCTTTCTCTATCAGGACAAACCAGTTATGTTGAGGTAGAAGCATTCTTTGAAAATGGCGATAGTTTTCAAGCTGCACAAATATTTGACAGCGCTGGCAACGTTGTTCTCACAGTATGTGATGATGCTAATTGCTACGACGGCACCACCCAAAATAATTATAGCATTGCTGGAAACATAGGTTGTATCGCAAACGGCACCTATACATTGAGAACATATGACCGTAGTCCGGATGGCAACTGGAATGGAAATTCTTTTTTCAGGATCGTTGTTGCAGGCGTTGAGGTAGTCAATAGATCTCATACCAGCGGTACACAAACACAGGACAATACCTTTAGCATTTCAGGAGGCGGCACACAGTGTGCAGCTGATATTAATATTCAAGGCGCCGGAAACGATATTATAGATGGTGATACTACACCATCTATCAATGATGGCACTGACCATGGTAACGTTACTGTTTCTCAAACAAGTACCAAGACATTTATCGTACAGAATACAGGTACTAATGACCTCAATCTAAATAGTGGCACTCCGGTACAAATTTCGGGAGCGGACGCTGCGGACTTTAGTATTACCTCACTACCTGCTTCTACAATCTCTGGTGGTGGAAACAGTACTTTTGAGATTACCTATACGGCACGTAGTACGGCACCATACACAAGTAATGCGACTGTTACAATCGCCAACAATGATCCTGATGAAGGATCCTACTCTTTTAATATCTCAGGTAATACCACTCGTGATTTATCCAATTTCCCACTTACAAACATCGCTTATTACAATTTTGAAACAAATCTAGTAGGATGGACTACCGCTGGTACAAATCTGACTTGGGTAGTAGGAAGAAACGCAGAGAAAGGTGAAGGCGATTATGCCTACACCAGCAACTTTAACGATTACCCTAGTAATTCAAGCGCTTATTTAATCTCACCAATTATTAGCACCGTAGGATTTGATAATCTAGAACTGTCGCTGGACTTTTTCACGAACACCGCAGACGCTGAAGACGGCATGCGTGTAGAATATAGTCCCGATGGCGGCGCAAGCTGGTTTGTTTTGGGTAGCACAACTTCGGGATCTAATTGGTATGATACCACAACAGTTACTGGAATAAGCGCGACGGCAAATGCCTGGACTGGATTAAGTAGTACACTAGATTCATCAATTAGTAGATTTGAAACTGGGAAGCATGAGCTGCCTGCTACCCTAGAAAATAATCCTAATGTTCAAATAAGAGTTCTATTTGCCGCTAATGGATCGGGAAACAGCGATGGTGTAGCTGTTGACAATATGATTGTCTCTGGACGACCACTAACTTATAGCGCACCTCTGGTTGGTCCGGCAAATGAAACCTCTCAACTATCCTTATGGCTAGATGCATCAACTCTAAGTGCTGCAAATGGCAGTAAACTAACTCAATGGGATGATCAGGCCGAAAACAATAACGCAGCCGAAACTACCGCAAATGCACCTACATACACTGATAATGTCAATGACAATGTAAACTTTAATCCTGCGGTAACCTTTGATAGAAGTCAAGGGCAACACATGAGAGGCTCCGGTGGTTTCAATTCTCAAGATTACTGGATTGTCGTGCGCAGTACGCTAGACATATCAAATGAACTAGCTGATGAGACATTGCTGCTAGGTTCCAAATACTCTGTAGATAACTCTTCAAATGATCCATCAGGACTAGGTTGGGGAACGGTATCTATACGTTATGACGATGAAGTGCTGGCTCACAGTATTGATCCTGTTTCTCAATCTGACGTGAACACACCTAGTTATGGTCGCGCCTTTACCGATGCCAGTAGAAGATTTGATGATGTCAACATTATCAATGTAAAAACCAACGCTGCTGGAACCCAGACAGAGCTTTATATCAATGGTCGTCGTGTGGACAACACAACAGGCCAAACAACGCAAAGCTTTGAGCAACTCTTGTTCAATGAATTTACCAACACACCATATTATTTAGGTGTAGGTCGCTATACATTAACTGGACTACCCTTTGAAAGTCATCTTGATGGTCAAATTACTGAAGTTATCAGTTTTAGGGATTCAAGATCTGCGGCAGCTCAGCAAAAGATTTTCTCTTACCTCGCTATAAAAAACGGAGTGTCATTACACAATCCTAATAGTGCCTTGACTATAGACGATCATATAGCCAATTGGGATTACGTAAACTCTGATAACACTGTGATTTGGGATGCAAGCGCAAATACAACTCACAATTATGACGTTGCAGCAATAGGTCGCGATGATGTCCTAGGATTAGAGCAAAAACAATCGCAGAGTGAGAATAGCACGAGCATACTTTCCATCGGACTAGTTAATGTTACTGATCTAGGAACACAAAATTCTAATGCTTTTTTAAGCGACAAACAGTTTTTGATTTGGGGTCATGATAATGGTTCATTGGCAAAGAGCCCTGCAGATATCAATCATACCGTGGGAACTACAATATCCGTACCTACACAAATGACTAGAATTAATAGATCCTGGAAGATTCATGAAGTAGGTTCTGGCGATATAGAAGTTGCAGAAGTTAGGGTGCCAACATCAGCGTTTGCATCGCTGGGTGCGATAAGTGGCGATCAAGAAAGAGTTTTGATCATTGCAGACGATGCTAATTTCACTAGCAACGTTAGAACAGTATTTTTTAAGACGGATGGGATTTATGAGCGAGTAAAAGTCGATATCGATGGTGTCAAATACTTTACACTTGGTAAGGCAGATGTGGTTTATTCTGCACAAGGGCTTGAATTTGATGGTATAGATGACTATGTAGAGATTCTAGGTGGTAACGATATATCTACCTCATTTACGGTAAGCTCTTGGGTAAAAAGCACTGGTTCCAATAACACTAATAGTGTCAAAACGATCGTAGCAAAGAGAAACAATGCAGACGGTTTTCATTTCTTCATTAGAAATGATAACAAATTGGGCGTTTATTGGAATAATGGCACAGCACAAAGCCTTGTTTCCAATACCGCATTATCAAATAACGCATGGAGACATGTAGCGGTTACATTCAATGGTTCTCAAGTAAAATTGTACATAGATGGCGTCCTTGATAGGCAAGCAAATCGCACCGCTCCTATTGTAAATTCAAACATCATGTCCTTAGGTGCTCGCAAAAGGGCAAAAAATAATATCGTAAACAACTTTAAAGGTAAACTCGACGAGGTGCGTATCTGGAATCAAGCTTTGACTCAGGATCAATTAAGATATGTCATGAATCAAGAATTAGAAGATAATTCAAGTTTTGTAAGCGGTAAAATCATGCCTCTTGATGTGACCAAAGATGTCATTAAAACCGTTGACTGGAACAACCTACAGGCATATTACGACATGAACACCTTTATAGGTACAGCACTTAATGATCATTCATTGAATAAAAGCCATGGTCAACTAGCCTATGAAGATGAGTACACCATGACGCAGCAAACCGCACCACTACCTTATGTGACTGCGTCAAGTGGATCTTGGGAAGATTCCGTAAACTGGGAAAATGGTAATGAGCTATTTATACCAGGTACCACAAGAGTCATCAATGGTAATACGGTATCAATTGACTGGAATATTGTACAAACTAGACACGATATAAACATCAACTCAACTGATGCTACTTTGCTAGGATTATTTGTAGAATCAAATGAATTGAGCGTGAATAATGACCACGGTCTTACAGTAACTCATTACCTAAAATTAGATGGTATTATTGATCTTGTAGGAGAATCACAGTTAGTCCAGACAGACTTAAGTGACTTTGACCCTACATCAAGTGGTACTTTAGAAAGAGATCAACAAGGAACTTATGACAAGTACAATTACAATTATTGGTCATCGCCAGTAAGCTACCTAAATAATTCAACTATAAATGATGGATACGATATTGAGACCGTCATGAAAGATGGTACTGATGTTAATAATCCAGTAACACTCAATTTTACTCCAGAATCTCAAGGTGATGGCGCACCGGCAAGCGGTTCAACAGCCGCTACAATATCAGGAAGATGGTTGTATAAGTATGCTAACTTGACTTCAGGCACCTATTCTAACTGGCAATATGTTGGTAAGGATGGCGCGCTCAACGCTGCCGAAGGTTTTACTATGAAAGGTACTGGCAGCAGCGCAGATCAAAATTATGTGTTTGTGGGAAAACCTAACAATGGTGATATTGAACTAGACATTTTTAATGGTAACGACTACCTAGTTGGTAACCCATACCCTAGCGCCATGGATTCTCATGAGTTTATTATGGACAATCCAGATCTTGATGGGACACTATACTTCTGGGAACATTGGGGTGGCAATTCTCACACGCTTGCAGAATATCAAGGTGGTTATGCTATGTATAATTTATCTGGTAGCACTCCTAATGCTACCATGGGAACCTCTAGCCCATTGGTGAATCAAGGTGGTGTTGCTACAAAACTTCCAGGTCGTTACATTCCTGTCGCTCAAGGATTTTTTGTCACAGGAACAAGAGATGGTAAAATCAATTTTGCTAACTCACAACGCGTATTTGAGAAGGAAAGTTTTGGAAATAGCATCTTTGTTTCTGCACCTGTTAGTGACAACAGTAATACCGCCCAAATGTATCAAGCTCAAGAAGATGATCGTACTAAAATACGTCTGGGCTTCAATTCTCCTCAAGGCATTCACCGACAATTATTATTGACGATTGACCCTAATGCAACCATGGGATATGATCGTGGTTATGATGGTCGATTGTTTGAAAACCAAATAGATGACATGGCATTTCTAGTAGACAATTCTAGAGTTTCCATTCAAGGCATCCCTAATTCAGGAGAATCCATAGAATTACCATTGAGCGTAAAAATGGGCGACCAAGGTTATATGGAAATTATTATTGATCACCTAGAGAATGTAAGTGATGACACAGAACTTTTCCTACTAGACAAGAAAACAAATACCTATCATAACTTGAGAGAAGAGTCCTATAAAAGTCCATTTTTATACACGGGTACTTACAAGGATAGGTTTGCTCTTACCTTCAAGATGCCACAAACATTGAGCAATGATGATATTACAGATAACAACGCGATTAAGGTTTACACGCCAGCGTCCAATCAGTTCATCGTTATTGAATCAAACAATGCCCAAAAGATTGAATATGTAGAACTTATAAACATGTTGGGTCAGCGAGTAATGAATATGGATACCATGAATAACACAGGTCGTATTGAGGTTCCTAGAGCAGGATTGAGCAGTGGAACTTACGTTGTAAAGATGAACAGCGGCAGCGACTCTCAATCAACCAAAGTTATTCTAAGATAA
- the hisS gene encoding histidine--tRNA ligase, with the protein MAQKPSIPKGTRDFNPLEVSRRSYIIDTIKKHFELYGFMPIETPSFENSETLMGKYGDEGDRLIFKVLNNGEYLRKVDSALLADKDETKITSVISDRALKYDLTVPFARYVVQHQNEIAFPFKRYQIQNVWRADRPQKGRYREFTQCDADVVGSDSLLQEVELVKLFDDVYSDLGLNGCTIKINNRKILAGIAEVIGAQDKLIDFTVALDKLDKIGEDKVKQEMIDKGISRDAIDQLSPVFALVGTAQEKLVVMKELLQTSTTGQEGIIEVETVLDHVSTLGLKTTLLDLDITLARGLNYYTGCIFEVAAPHGVSMGSISGGGRYDDLTSIFGMKDMSGVGISFGLDRIYLVLEELDLFPETVRAGVQVLFINFGKQEASYCVDWVFRFRESGIKTELYPDDAKMKKQMTYADKNAIPYVVLAGEDEIAAGKLTLKNMLTGEQQSLTPGDIISRLS; encoded by the coding sequence ATGGCACAAAAACCGTCTATACCTAAAGGTACAAGAGATTTCAATCCGCTGGAAGTATCGCGCAGATCCTATATCATCGATACGATCAAGAAGCATTTTGAGCTGTATGGTTTTATGCCTATTGAGACGCCTAGCTTTGAAAATAGCGAGACCTTGATGGGTAAGTATGGAGATGAAGGTGATCGTTTGATTTTTAAGGTGCTTAATAATGGTGAGTATTTAAGAAAAGTAGACTCAGCCTTATTAGCTGATAAGGATGAGACAAAAATCACAAGCGTGATTAGCGACCGTGCCTTAAAATATGATCTTACTGTACCATTTGCGAGATATGTTGTGCAACACCAGAATGAGATTGCTTTTCCCTTCAAAAGATACCAGATTCAAAACGTCTGGCGTGCCGATAGACCGCAAAAAGGTAGATACAGGGAATTCACACAATGCGATGCAGATGTTGTAGGTAGCGATAGTTTGCTACAAGAAGTAGAGCTAGTGAAACTATTTGACGATGTCTATTCAGATTTAGGATTGAACGGCTGCACCATCAAAATAAACAATCGCAAAATTTTAGCTGGAATTGCCGAAGTAATCGGTGCGCAGGATAAGCTCATTGATTTTACAGTTGCTCTTGATAAGCTTGATAAAATAGGAGAGGACAAGGTTAAGCAAGAGATGATTGATAAAGGCATAAGCCGTGATGCTATTGACCAATTATCGCCCGTGTTTGCTCTTGTTGGTACTGCTCAAGAAAAGCTGGTAGTAATGAAAGAGTTACTCCAGACATCAACAACAGGTCAAGAAGGTATCATTGAGGTTGAAACGGTGCTTGATCATGTCTCAACATTAGGACTCAAAACCACTTTATTAGACCTAGACATAACACTGGCTAGAGGCCTCAATTATTATACGGGTTGCATCTTTGAAGTTGCTGCTCCTCATGGAGTAAGCATGGGAAGCATCAGTGGCGGTGGCCGTTATGACGATTTGACCAGTATTTTTGGTATGAAGGATATGAGCGGCGTTGGCATCAGTTTTGGATTGGATCGTATCTATCTAGTTCTTGAAGAACTGGATCTTTTTCCAGAAACCGTGAGAGCTGGCGTGCAGGTATTGTTTATCAATTTTGGAAAGCAAGAAGCTAGTTACTGTGTTGATTGGGTGTTCCGCTTTCGCGAAAGCGGAATCAAAACAGAGCTTTATCCAGACGATGCAAAGATGAAAAAGCAAATGACCTATGCCGACAAGAACGCTATTCCTTATGTCGTTCTAGCTGGCGAAGATGAAATTGCAGCTGGTAAACTTACTCTAAAGAATATGCTTACTGGCGAGCAACAATCACTTACTCCTGGCGATATTATCAGTAGATTATCTTAG
- a CDS encoding ABC transporter permease gives MKGLLRENISIAQGSIKGQLLRTILTVFIIAIGITALVGILSAVNALETNLASGFSGIGTNTFNIQRYERSFNRRGGGEERKINPIISYSDVREFETKFEYPYSQVGTSFQATSQAEVKSGDEKTKPKVIVTGVNENYIENSGTTILEGRGFSNLDIENNARVCLIGSDMEDALFNGLNPIGQQLSIRGNKFRVIGLLEEKGSTFGNNVDLRVLIPIGIARGIYTAPNINYELSVKVRDKQLLEGAQDRAIVTMRNVRGLEPLDENNFGIIKRDELLSSLNEASTALNAAAIIISVITIFGSSIALMNIMLVSVTERTREIGVRKALGAKRSTISWQFFIETLLISQYGSILGILLGMLIGWIVSSAVFDIPFEIPWGAIIAATIISIVIAIFSGIIPAIKAARLDPIEALRYE, from the coding sequence ATGAAGGGATTACTACGCGAGAATATTAGTATTGCTCAAGGAAGCATCAAGGGTCAACTGCTTCGCACCATTCTTACGGTTTTTATTATTGCTATAGGTATCACGGCACTTGTAGGTATCTTGAGTGCGGTCAATGCGCTAGAAACCAACTTAGCAAGTGGATTTTCTGGAATAGGAACTAATACGTTTAACATACAACGTTATGAACGATCGTTCAATAGACGCGGTGGCGGCGAGGAACGAAAGATAAATCCCATCATAAGTTACAGCGATGTACGAGAGTTTGAAACAAAATTTGAGTACCCTTATTCTCAGGTAGGAACCAGTTTTCAAGCCACCTCACAAGCTGAGGTAAAAAGCGGTGATGAAAAAACCAAACCTAAAGTAATTGTTACTGGAGTCAATGAAAATTACATCGAGAACAGCGGCACGACCATTCTAGAAGGTCGTGGTTTCTCAAATCTTGACATTGAGAACAACGCTCGCGTTTGCCTTATAGGTAGTGATATGGAAGATGCCTTGTTCAATGGCTTAAACCCAATTGGCCAGCAATTATCCATAAGAGGTAACAAGTTTAGAGTTATAGGTTTACTGGAAGAAAAGGGTTCTACCTTTGGTAATAATGTTGACCTTAGAGTATTGATTCCTATAGGTATCGCTCGTGGGATTTATACGGCTCCCAATATAAATTATGAATTAAGTGTCAAGGTACGCGACAAGCAGCTTTTGGAAGGTGCACAAGACCGCGCCATTGTTACTATGCGCAATGTTCGTGGACTGGAGCCGCTCGACGAAAACAACTTTGGAATTATTAAACGTGATGAATTATTGTCATCGCTTAATGAAGCAAGCACTGCACTCAACGCCGCAGCCATCATTATTAGTGTAATAACCATCTTTGGATCCAGTATCGCGCTTATGAATATCATGCTCGTATCAGTAACAGAGCGTACTAGAGAAATAGGAGTGCGCAAAGCTCTAGGTGCAAAACGTAGTACTATCTCATGGCAATTTTTTATTGAAACGCTACTTATAAGTCAATACGGCAGTATTCTAGGAATCTTATTAGGAATGTTGATCGGTTGGATTGTATCGTCAGCCGTATTTGATATACCGTTTGAAATTCCATGGGGTGCGATTATCGCAGCGACGATCATATCTATTGTAATTGCAATTTTCTCTGGTATCATACCAGCGATAAAAGCTGCAAGGCTCGATCCTATTGAGGCATTGAGATATGAATAA
- a CDS encoding methylated-DNA--[protein]-cysteine S-methyltransferase, whose protein sequence is MKTDHIFIQQFKSRFGKLIIGVHNDKLCLCDWKYRAKRQQIDERIKQYLNAEFVQKNHELIDETVNQLNKYFIGDLRSFTVPIKLSGTDFQKSVWNDLMTIPYGKTLSYGQLSRKRNNPKSIRAIAAANSANAISILIPCHRIIGSDGSLVGYAGGLKAKEQLLKLEGVDLTNGQQQLF, encoded by the coding sequence ATGAAGACTGATCACATTTTCATACAGCAATTTAAATCCAGGTTTGGCAAGTTGATCATAGGCGTTCACAATGATAAGTTATGCCTGTGCGACTGGAAATATCGAGCAAAAAGACAGCAAATAGATGAACGCATAAAGCAATATCTCAATGCAGAATTTGTGCAAAAAAATCATGAGCTGATAGATGAGACCGTCAATCAGCTTAATAAATATTTTATTGGAGATCTTCGATCATTTACAGTACCCATAAAATTGAGTGGTACCGACTTTCAAAAAAGTGTTTGGAATGATTTAATGACGATTCCTTACGGCAAGACTTTGTCGTATGGTCAGCTTTCGCGAAAGCGTAACAATCCTAAAAGCATTAGAGCAATCGCCGCAGCAAACAGTGCAAACGCCATATCGATCCTCATACCTTGTCATAGAATTATAGGCAGCGATGGCTCATTGGTAGGCTATGCTGGTGGCTTAAAAGCAAAAGAACAATTACTAAAATTGGAAGGCGTGGACTTAACTAACGGTCAGCAACAGCTGTTCTAA
- a CDS encoding DUF6495 family protein, with protein MKYRRLTQEQLEELHQEFITFLATQSITGDEWEKIKKEKPQVAEDELDIFSDLVWERVLTSAQYLEHISPQTMNLFELQEKQMSLISIIVGDDKIDITTSTGYQWLQKNLMDEEVKIFTANKSYGEDANADKFKLIETGASITKGDLYRYFDDLMEMGNEKNGF; from the coding sequence ATGAAATATAGAAGACTTACACAAGAACAATTAGAAGAGCTACATCAAGAATTTATCACCTTTCTAGCGACTCAATCAATTACTGGTGATGAGTGGGAAAAGATTAAAAAAGAAAAACCACAAGTAGCTGAAGATGAATTGGATATATTCTCTGATCTTGTTTGGGAACGTGTACTTACCAGCGCTCAATACCTGGAACATATCTCGCCGCAAACTATGAATCTCTTTGAACTTCAGGAAAAGCAGATGTCACTCATATCTATCATTGTAGGTGATGATAAAATTGATATCACTACGTCTACTGGCTATCAATGGTTACAAAAAAACCTAATGGATGAAGAGGTAAAGATTTTTACAGCAAACAAGTCCTATGGTGAGGATGCCAATGCTGATAAGTTCAAACTCATCGAGACTGGCGCCTCAATTACAAAGGGTGATTTATACCGTTATTTTGACGACCTCATGGAAATGGGTAATGAGAAAAATGGTTTTTAG